From the Falco biarmicus isolate bFalBia1 chromosome 19, bFalBia1.pri, whole genome shotgun sequence genome, one window contains:
- the C1QL4 gene encoding LOW QUALITY PROTEIN: complement C1q-like protein 4 (The sequence of the model RefSeq protein was modified relative to this genomic sequence to represent the inferred CDS: inserted 4 bases in 2 codons; deleted 3 bases in 2 codons), which yields MVLVLLVAIPLLVHSSKAAAHYEMLGSCRMVCDPYPGPELPPRXASPPPFLPGAKGEPGRKGRAGVRGPPGPPGPAXGPPGEPGRPGPPGPPGPGPGGYIPSFYSPKIAFYAGLRKPHEGYEVLRFDDVVTNVGNYYEPSSGKFTCPLPGIYFFTYHVLMRGGDGTSMWADLMKNGQVRASAIAQDADQNYDYASNSVILHLDVGDEVFVKLDGGKSHGGNTNKYSTFSGFIIYPD from the exons atggtgctggtgctgctggtggccatCCCGCTGCTGGTCCACAGCTCCAAGGCGGCCGCTCACTACGAGATGCTGGGCAGCTGCCGCATGGTCTGCGACCCCTACCCCGGCCCTGAgctgcccccccg cgcctccccgccaCCCTTCCTCCCCGGGGCCAAGGGCGAACCGGGGCGGAAGGGCCGTGCTGGGGTACGGGGTCCCCCTGGACCACCAGGACCCGC GGGGCCACCGGGTGAGCCGGGGCGGCCGGGACCACCGGGGCCaccggggccggggcccggAGGGTACATCCCCTCCTTCTACAGCCCCAAGATCGCTTTCTACGCGGGGCTACGGAAGCCCCACGAGGGCTACGAGGTGCTGCGCTTCGACGATGTGGTCACCAACGTGGGCAACTACTACGAGCCCTCGAGTGGCAAGTTCACCTGCCCCCTGCCCGGCATCTACTTCTTCACCTACCACGTCCTCATGCGCGGCGGCGACGGCACCAGCATGTGGGCCGACCTCATGAAGAACGGGCAG GTGCGGGCCAGCGCCATCGCGCAGGATGCGGACCAGAACTACGACTACGCCAGCAACAGCGTCATCCTGCAC CTGGACGTGGGCGACGAGGTCTTCGTCAAACTGGACGGCGGA AAGTCCCACGGTGGCAACACCAACAAGTACAGCACCTTCTCCGGCTTCATCATCTACCCCGACTGA